A single window of uncultured Pseudodesulfovibrio sp. DNA harbors:
- the secD gene encoding protein translocase subunit SecD, whose translation MQSLRWRAVTALVVLVLGLAYMLPSIPGFKESAIGKILPGDSINLGLDLKGGINLTLGVDMDTAMDNNLARLGDDLKAVARDKEIFVLRPNVLNESQIEVVLLKSEQKEAFEKVITDYTQFTIEDTKIMDGGKEEYILSISPQYRSDIEKLTMEQAIKTIRNRIDQFGVAEPDIRKQQDNRIQVQLPGLQDPERAIKIIGQTAHLEFKMVDDTADIAKAKQGILAPGRELSVLLKKLPSGDYAESAIVLKRDAVLTGEYVTDAKVLLDNWNAPYVSITFNARGGSIFTNLTTDNVNKRMAIVLDGKVYSAPVIQERISGGRASITGQFSREEARDLAVVLRAGSLPAPVEILEQRSVGPSLGQESIDNGIMSAFIGMAMVLGFMAIYYGFAGLVADVVLCINIMLIMGGLAAFGATLTLPGIAGIILTIGMAVDANVIIFERIREELRRGLSASQAVAEGYGRATLTILDANVTTVIAAVILYQFGTGPVRGFAVTLTLGIITSMFTAIFVSRILFDLYLKSRSDSAKLSI comes from the coding sequence ATGCAAAGTTTGCGTTGGAGAGCCGTCACGGCTCTCGTCGTCCTGGTTCTTGGATTGGCCTACATGCTGCCATCCATACCGGGCTTCAAGGAGTCAGCAATAGGCAAAATTCTGCCAGGCGACTCCATCAACCTCGGCCTTGACCTCAAAGGTGGTATCAACCTCACTCTTGGAGTGGATATGGATACCGCCATGGACAACAACCTCGCCCGACTCGGCGACGACCTCAAAGCCGTGGCTCGCGACAAAGAAATCTTTGTTCTGCGTCCAAACGTTTTGAATGAATCGCAAATCGAAGTCGTGCTTCTCAAAAGTGAACAGAAAGAGGCATTCGAAAAAGTCATTACTGACTACACACAGTTCACTATTGAAGACACCAAAATCATGGATGGCGGCAAGGAAGAATACATCCTGTCCATATCACCACAATATCGTAGTGATATCGAAAAGCTGACCATGGAGCAGGCGATCAAAACCATTCGCAACAGGATTGACCAGTTCGGTGTTGCCGAACCGGATATTCGTAAACAGCAGGACAATCGCATTCAAGTGCAGTTGCCCGGTTTGCAAGATCCTGAACGCGCAATCAAAATCATTGGCCAGACCGCTCATCTTGAATTCAAGATGGTGGACGATACTGCTGATATCGCCAAGGCCAAGCAAGGCATCCTTGCTCCCGGCCGTGAGCTTTCCGTTTTGCTCAAGAAATTGCCGAGCGGTGATTACGCCGAATCTGCAATTGTTCTGAAACGTGACGCGGTCTTGACCGGTGAATATGTAACCGATGCCAAGGTGCTTCTTGATAATTGGAACGCTCCATATGTTTCCATTACATTTAATGCACGCGGTGGTTCCATTTTCACCAACCTGACGACTGACAACGTGAACAAGCGTATGGCCATCGTTCTGGACGGCAAAGTGTATTCCGCGCCAGTCATTCAGGAGCGTATCTCTGGTGGACGTGCTTCCATTACTGGCCAGTTTAGCCGAGAAGAAGCCCGCGACCTCGCAGTCGTACTTCGCGCCGGTTCTCTGCCTGCTCCGGTTGAAATTCTGGAACAGCGTAGTGTAGGCCCGTCCTTGGGACAGGAATCCATCGACAACGGCATCATGTCCGCCTTCATCGGTATGGCAATGGTACTTGGCTTCATGGCCATTTACTACGGCTTTGCCGGACTGGTAGCGGACGTTGTGCTTTGCATCAATATCATGCTCATCATGGGCGGCCTGGCAGCCTTTGGCGCCACGCTGACTCTGCCGGGTATTGCCGGTATCATTCTGACTATCGGTATGGCTGTTGATGCCAACGTAATTATCTTCGAACGCATCCGCGAGGAATTGCGACGCGGCCTGTCCGCATCGCAGGCCGTAGCTGAAGGATATGGCAGGGCGACCCTGACCATCCTCGACGCTAACGTGACGACGGTCATTGCGGCAGTCATCCTCTATCAATTCGGTACCGGACCTGTTCGCGGCTTCGCCGTCACACTGACCTTGGGCATCATAACGTCCATGTTCACGGCAATCTTCGTGTCGCGCATCCTGTTCGACTTGTACTTAAAGAGCCGCTCCGATAGCGCCAAGCTGAGCATCTAA
- the yajC gene encoding preprotein translocase subunit YajC: protein MFFDSVAYAMAPPAGGGEAGGLGGILGGPLPMLVLMFAIFYFLLIRPQQKKQKTHKAMLEALKKGDKVWTNGGILGSIVNIDGDNLTIEIATGVNVVIKRGFVADKDGGAPAADKK, encoded by the coding sequence TGGCTCCGCCCGCGGGCGGTGGCGAGGCAGGCGGTCTGGGCGGCATTCTCGGCGGCCCGCTGCCCATGCTGGTCCTCATGTTCGCCATTTTCTACTTTCTGCTCATTCGCCCTCAGCAAAAAAAGCAGAAGACGCACAAGGCCATGCTTGAAGCCCTGAAAAAGGGTGATAAGGTATGGACCAATGGCGGCATTCTCGGCTCCATCGTAAATATCGATGGCGACAATCTCACCATTGAGATTGCAACCGGCGTTAATGTCGTTATCAAGCGCGGATTTGTTGCCGACAAAGACGGCGGCGCACCGGCAGCTGACAAAAAGTAG